Proteins co-encoded in one Apodemus sylvaticus chromosome 6, mApoSyl1.1, whole genome shotgun sequence genomic window:
- the C6H14orf132 gene encoding uncharacterized protein C14orf132 homolog, producing the protein MDLSFMAAQLPMMGGAFMDSPNEDFSTEYSLFNSPGNAHSTSNGHGQPEESPRSSNDAVLLWIAIIATLGNIVVVGVVYAFTF; encoded by the coding sequence TTGCCCATGATGGGAGGAGCGTTCATGGACTCACCCAATGAGGACTTCAGTACCGAATACTCGCTGTTTAATTCCCCTGGCAACGCCCACTCGACATCCAACGGCCACGGGCAGCCCGAGGAGTCTCCTCGCTCCTCCAACGATGCTGTTCTGCTGTGGATCGCCATCATAGCAACTCTGGGGAACATAGTGGTGGTAGGGGTGGTGTATGCCTTCACCTTCTGA